The following proteins are co-located in the Pectinophora gossypiella chromosome 7, ilPecGoss1.1, whole genome shotgun sequence genome:
- the LOC126368387 gene encoding nose resistant to fluoxetine protein 6-like — MRLKFLVHIALQFVLGNIVTAHVHLHWYPTHPAFDPAIYEEALDPELCREQLRFITNNNAVLRLKFLEAGMRLPKGLTEFNNIDMGYYDQCIDIHEPIDDSVIEGKFCMIEGPVSRDVADYMNWSDFDPTFYNNETLERLNEIEGLKSKLAAIAIGADVSRTLPILPALNLPTFRMALCVPKTCTTQEGLSGLLFNLTMLGFRYREEFCRFKGDKPWAPADYVAIAIFSFIGLLTILSTGYDLHHTFFLKKDPQETSPLLKSFSVYTNGKRLTSFSYNPNNLNSVDGIRAISMFWIVVGHTYLLLPHTINVRYVYFEWILSLNSLWITAAPYTVDTFFFLSGLLVVYTTAGKLSGSKLIRNIHLFYLNRLLRMFPLLAAIVLLQASLFHHIADGPFWQWNAWNTNNCRTYWWSTLLYVQNFLNPADQCINHTWYLAIDMHCYLVCPLFLYWVLNGNKKHAWISLAAGLLIALTIGTTYSFIHQFQGWSIAPVREGGSDEFQHLYYFNTLTRASPFFVGMIFGYLMNIWKGRKPNIPRYVTALLWICSGILVFGLIYVTHLMKLEGWDYWIVDDLVNSFARSAWAAVVGWVIFACQHGLSGPINWFLCLDFWKMPSRISYAMYLYHFHLQFILTGTARAPIFFSDGVAIYHFFSQVLMTYGISFFLTLILDSPFSILFKVLLGSGAKKPKKEIPDKE, encoded by the exons atgcgTTTAAAATTTTTGGTACATATTGCACTTCAATTTGTATTAGGAAATATTGTGACGGCACATGTGCATTTACACTGGTATCCAACCCATCCAGCATTTGACCCTGCAATATATGAAGAAGCTTTGGATCCAGAATTATGTCGTGAACAACTTCGAttcataacaaataataatgcgGTATTAAGATTAAAAT ttttggagGCTGGTATGAGACTTCCGAAAGGCTTAACAGAATTTAACAATATTGACATGGGTTACTACGATCAATGTATCGATATACATGAACCAATAGATGATTCTGTCATAGAAGGAAAATTCTGCATGATCGAAGGTCCCGTTAGTAGAGATGTAGCAGATTATATGAATTGGTCAGATTTTGACcctacattttataataatgaaacTTTGGAACGATTGAATGAGATTGAAGGATTGAAATCAAAACTTGCAGCAATCGCCATTGGAGCTGATGTGTCAAG aacACTTCCAATATTGCCAGCATTAAATCTTCCAACATTCAGAATGGCTCTATGCGTGCCAAAAACTTGCACTACACAAGAAGGGTTGTCAGGTCTCCTCTTCAACCTCACAATGTTAGGGTTTCGCTATAGGGAAGAGTTTTGCCGATTCAAAGGTGATAAGCCGTGGGCGCCAGCAGATTATGTAGCAat agctatattttcttttatcggTCTTTTGACGATCCTAAGTACGGGTTATGATCTACATCACacatttttccttaaaaaag atcCACAGGAAACCAGTCCATTGTTGAAGTCATTCTCCGTATACACAAATGGGAAACGTTTGACGTCTTTTAGTTATAATCCTAACAACCTTAACAGTGTTGATGGCATCAGAGCTATATCCATGTTCTGGATCGTTGTTGGTCACACTTATCTCCTGTTGCCGCATACTataaacgttcgttatgtatatTTTGAG TGGATACTTAGTTTAAATTCGTTGTGGATTACTGCTGCACCGTATACTGTGGACACATTCTTCTTTCTCAGTGGACTTCTAGTGGTTTATACGACTGCTGGAAAACTCAGTGGTT CAAAACTTATAAGGAACATCCATCTTTTCTACCTCAACCGACTTCTGCGCATGTTTCCATTGCTAGCAGCAATAGTGTTGCTGCAAGCGTCACTGTTCCACCATATAGCTGACGGACCTTTCTGGCAGTGGAACGCGTGGAACACAAACAACTGTCGGACCTACTGGTGGTCTACGTTACTATATGTACAGAACTTTCTGAACCCCGCTGAtcag TGCATCAACCACACCTGGTACTTAGCTATCGACATGCACTGCTACCTCGTTTGTCCATTGTTCCTATATTGGGTGCTGAATGGCAATAAGAAACACGCCTGGATCTCCCTCGCAGCTGGTCTACTTATTGCTTTAACTATTGGCACTACGTATAGCTTCATCCATCAGTTCCAAGGATGGAGTATCGCTCCTGT ACGTGAAGGTGGTAGTGATGAGTTTCAGCACCTTTATTACTTCAACACATTGACTAGAGCCTCACCATTTTTCGTCGGGATGATCTTTGGCTATCTCATGAACATATGGAAGGGTAGAAAACCTAATATTCCTCGT TACGTAACAGCACTTCTGTGGATCTGCTCGGGTATTCTTGTCTTTGGACTTATTTACGTGACGCACCTAATGAAACTCGAGGGCTGGGACTATTGGATCGTAGATGACCTGGTGAATTCCTTTGCAAGGTCGGCATGGGCTGCAGTGGTTGGATGGGTCATATTCGCTTGCCAACACGGTTTATCAG GTCCCATCAACTGGTTCCTCTGTCTGGACTTTTGGAAGATGCCATCTCGTATTTCCTACGCCATGTATTTGTATCACTTCCACCTTCAGTTCATCCTTACTGGAACTGCTCGAGCACCCATATTCTTTAGCGATGGTGTTGCG atATACCATTTCTTCAGTCAAGTGTTGATGACATAtggtatttcattttttttgacgctGATTCTTGACTCGCCATTCTCTATTCTATTCAAGGTGCTCTTAGGAAGTG GAGCAAAAAAGCCAAAAAAAGAAATCCCGGATAAGGAGTGA